The following proteins come from a genomic window of Alicyclobacillus dauci:
- a CDS encoding signal peptidase II, whose product MAHKLIGLVVAITIFTADRLLKVMTNFGMLHGSIGPLQLIPLHNPGAMGGTFPHQHLLLAVIGVVAIIALTIVWMRHQPVKFESLFQAGWGLLFGGALGNTFDRLDSHAAGAAPAEG is encoded by the coding sequence TTGGCGCACAAATTAATTGGTTTAGTTGTGGCAATTACCATTTTCACAGCGGATCGCCTGCTTAAGGTAATGACAAATTTCGGTATGCTTCACGGTTCAATCGGACCGCTACAACTGATACCACTGCATAACCCAGGTGCCATGGGAGGAACTTTCCCGCATCAACACCTGCTACTAGCAGTGATTGGTGTGGTGGCAATAATCGCACTGACCATCGTTTGGATGCGCCATCAGCCCGTTAAGTTCGAATCACTCTTTCAGGCTGGGTGGGGACTTCTGTTTGGAGGAGCTTTGGGGAACACCTTTGATAGATTAGACTCCCATGCCGCCGGGGCGGCACCAGCAGAAGGATGA
- a CDS encoding IS110 family RNA-guided transposase — translation MDVVYERCCGLDVHKKTVVACVLTPEAKEIRTFSTMTEDLLEMVDWLGQHECTHVAMESTASFWKPIYNLLESADCQVLVVNAKHMKNVPGRKTDVKDAEWIAGLLRHGLLQASYIPNREQRELRELIRYRRSLIDERAREVNRVQKVLEGANIKLSAVASNTLGKSGRAMLEAMIHGEEDPEVLSGLAKGRMKAKKADLHKALNGLMGSHQRMMLAAQLRHIDYLDEEIARLDEEVKERMLPFEEDLELVDTIPGVGRRTAEQILAEIGTDMTQFPSAAHLCSWAGLAPGNNESAGKRKSGKTRKGNQKLRAALVEAARAAARTKQTYLSAQYHRIAARRGKNRAAVAVAHSILTIVYYVLQRRQPYIELGPTYYEARKKDAVVKQAIRKLQSLGLEVTVKPVA, via the coding sequence ATGGATGTCGTATACGAACGTTGTTGCGGCCTCGATGTGCACAAGAAGACGGTGGTCGCCTGTGTGCTGACGCCGGAGGCCAAGGAGATTCGCACGTTCTCCACGATGACGGAGGATCTCCTGGAGATGGTTGACTGGTTAGGACAACATGAATGCACGCATGTTGCTATGGAAAGCACAGCTTCATTCTGGAAGCCAATCTACAACCTTCTGGAGTCGGCGGACTGTCAAGTGCTTGTGGTGAACGCCAAGCACATGAAGAACGTTCCGGGCCGTAAGACCGATGTGAAGGATGCCGAATGGATCGCCGGATTGCTCCGCCACGGGCTGTTGCAAGCCAGTTACATCCCCAACCGTGAACAACGGGAACTACGAGAACTCATTCGCTACCGCCGAAGTCTCATTGACGAGCGGGCAAGAGAGGTGAATCGGGTTCAAAAGGTGTTGGAAGGTGCCAACATCAAGCTTTCTGCAGTGGCCAGCAATACACTTGGCAAATCTGGGCGGGCGATGTTGGAAGCAATGATCCACGGAGAAGAAGACCCGGAGGTATTGTCAGGGTTAGCCAAAGGCCGGATGAAGGCGAAGAAGGCCGATTTGCACAAGGCACTGAATGGGCTTATGGGCTCCCACCAACGAATGATGCTGGCAGCCCAATTACGTCACATCGATTACTTGGATGAAGAGATTGCCCGGCTGGATGAAGAAGTCAAGGAGCGCATGCTCCCTTTTGAAGAAGACCTGGAGCTAGTGGACACCATCCCCGGTGTCGGTCGACGAACAGCAGAACAAATTCTGGCTGAAATTGGGACAGACATGACCCAATTTCCGTCTGCTGCCCATTTATGCTCTTGGGCAGGACTGGCTCCAGGGAACAATGAAAGCGCCGGGAAACGAAAGTCGGGGAAAACACGCAAAGGGAATCAAAAACTCAGAGCAGCGCTGGTGGAAGCAGCACGCGCAGCGGCGAGAACGAAGCAGACTTATCTCTCTGCCCAGTACCATCGAATTGCAGCTCGAAGAGGCAAAAACCGTGCAGCAGTTGCAGTGGCCCACAGCATCTTAACCATCGTGTATTACGTGTTACAGCGACGTCAGCCTTATATTGAACTCGGCCCAACATATTACGAAGCACGCAAGAAAGACGCAGTCGTAAAGCAGGCGATCCGGAAGTTGCAATCACTCGGGTTGGAGGTCACCGTAAAACCTGTTGCATAA
- a CDS encoding signal peptidase II — translation MTNFGMLHGSIGPLQLIPLHNPGAMGGTFPHQHLLLAVIGVVAIIALTIVWMRHQPVKFESLFQAGWGLLFGGALGNTFDRLDSHAAGAAPAEG, via the coding sequence ATGACAAATTTCGGTATGCTTCACGGTTCAATCGGACCGCTACAACTGATACCACTGCATAACCCAGGTGCCATGGGAGGAACTTTCCCGCATCAACACCTGCTACTAGCAGTGATTGGTGTGGTGGCAATAATCGCACTGACCATCGTTTGGATGCGCCATCAGCCCGTTAAGTTCGAATCACTCTTTCAGGCTGGGTGGGGACTTCTGTTTGGAGGAGCTTTGGGGAACACCTTTGATAGATTAGACTCCCATGCCGCCGGGGCGGCACCAGCAGAAGGATGA
- a CDS encoding signal peptidase II, translating into MSFYPGHRSIIFRIVYGYVTDMFHTPYGHGIFNLSDISLQVGVVCLLMYAVIQPKRKRE; encoded by the coding sequence ATGTCGTTTTACCCTGGTCATCGCTCAATTATTTTCAGGATAGTTTATGGATATGTTACCGACATGTTTCATACACCCTATGGTCACGGTATCTTCAATTTGTCGGATATTTCGCTGCAAGTAGGTGTTGTCTGCCTGTTAATGTATGCGGTAATACAGCCGAAGAGAAAGCGGGAATAG
- a CDS encoding LysR family transcriptional regulator substrate-binding protein codes for MAVRYRRVEFANVEAIKQYTMAGLGVTLLPKMAVAEELRNQSLVSVRWVGPEFPVVTQLCWHKEKWMSSALQAFITVVTEILG; via the coding sequence TTGGCTGTTCGTTACCGACGCGTAGAATTTGCAAACGTGGAGGCCATCAAGCAATATACAATGGCAGGACTCGGGGTCACTCTTCTGCCGAAGATGGCGGTAGCAGAGGAACTTCGAAACCAATCCCTGGTGTCGGTCCGCTGGGTGGGGCCAGAATTTCCTGTGGTCACCCAGCTATGCTGGCATAAGGAGAAGTGGATGTCCTCCGCACTACAGGCGTTTATCACCGTTGTGACAGAGATCCTCGGCTAG
- a CDS encoding MerR family transcriptional regulator, with the protein MNIQEVALRTGLSAHTIRFYEKSGVLPKVLRSDSGIRNFTEADVTFLEFISGLRKTGMSLPDIAEFTEDGCILERLQANSMPSSSVKRRVTILMNHRDKLLQQQREIEMVIDAVTQKLTYYESYLNRPDEDEDTSSRGSLSQR; encoded by the coding sequence TTGAACATACAAGAGGTGGCCTTGAGGACCGGATTGTCCGCGCATACCATTCGATTCTATGAGAAGAGTGGTGTGTTGCCAAAGGTCCTTCGTTCCGATTCGGGGATCCGCAATTTCACGGAGGCGGATGTGACGTTCTTAGAGTTCATATCGGGACTGCGAAAGACAGGCATGAGTCTTCCTGACATTGCTGAATTCACAGAGGATGGTTGCATTCTTGAACGACTTCAAGCAAACAGCATGCCAAGCTCATCGGTCAAACGGCGAGTCACGATTCTCATGAATCACCGCGACAAGTTATTGCAGCAACAACGTGAAATTGAGATGGTGATTGATGCGGTTACACAGAAACTCACTTATTACGAAAGTTACCTAAACAGGCCGGATGAAGACGAAGACACATCTAGCCGAGGATCTCTGTCACAACGGTGA
- a CDS encoding SDR family NAD(P)-dependent oxidoreductase, producing the protein MDFEGKVAVVTGGGTGIGGATSLALAKRGAIVAVNYSKSAQDAEQTVKQIVSAGGRAIAIQADVSSDDDVNAMMKQVVDAFGRLDLLVNNASITRHIPLQDLDAVSDDAWNELFAVNVKGMFHCARAAARVMSEGAAIVNLGSIAGTTGIGSSLPYAVSKAAVHGLTKSLARALAPKVRVNCIVPGAVATRWWAGREEQMQRLAPQLLLQRIATAEDVAEAIVSALGLEGMTGQMITVDSGQTL; encoded by the coding sequence ATGGATTTCGAAGGAAAAGTTGCAGTCGTAACAGGTGGCGGAACGGGTATCGGCGGTGCGACAAGTCTTGCTCTCGCCAAACGCGGGGCAATCGTTGCGGTAAACTACTCGAAATCGGCACAGGATGCAGAACAAACCGTCAAACAAATCGTCAGTGCAGGTGGTCGCGCAATCGCCATCCAGGCGGACGTGTCTAGCGATGACGATGTGAATGCCATGATGAAGCAAGTTGTGGATGCATTTGGCCGCCTGGACCTGTTGGTCAACAACGCAAGTATCACAAGGCACATTCCCCTTCAGGACTTGGACGCCGTGTCCGACGATGCTTGGAACGAACTGTTTGCGGTGAACGTCAAGGGAATGTTTCACTGCGCACGTGCAGCAGCAAGGGTCATGAGTGAGGGCGCTGCAATTGTCAACCTTGGGAGCATTGCGGGTACAACTGGTATTGGCTCTTCACTGCCCTATGCGGTGTCGAAGGCGGCTGTACATGGGCTCACGAAGTCTCTAGCAAGGGCTCTGGCACCAAAGGTTAGGGTGAACTGCATCGTACCCGGAGCCGTGGCGACGAGGTGGTGGGCAGGTCGAGAAGAGCAGATGCAGCGCTTAGCGCCGCAGCTTCTTTTACAGCGGATCGCCACGGCCGAAGACGTTGCAGAAGCGATTGTTTCAGCCCTCGGGTTAGAGGGGATGACGGGTCAGATGATTACGGTCGATAGCGGGCAGACGCTCTGA
- a CDS encoding YciI family protein: protein MFIVKLTYVKSLDEVEKHFEDHAKFLDEYYEQDKFIVSGRLNPRTGGIIFMKVGTREEVLRIIEDDPFHKFGVADYEIIEFLPTKHHKQFSSFVD from the coding sequence ATGTTCATTGTCAAACTGACCTATGTCAAATCTCTTGATGAAGTTGAGAAACACTTCGAGGACCATGCCAAGTTTCTTGATGAGTATTACGAGCAGGACAAATTTATCGTCTCCGGGAGACTTAATCCGAGAACCGGCGGAATTATCTTCATGAAGGTCGGTACCAGAGAAGAAGTTCTGCGCATTATCGAGGACGATCCGTTTCACAAGTTTGGGGTGGCAGACTATGAAATTATCGAGTTCCTTCCGACCAAGCATCATAAGCAGTTCTCCTCTTTTGTGGACTAA
- a CDS encoding metal-dependent hydrolase — protein MLNRGISITWLGFAGVYIKTPGNKTILVDPWITNNPLCPSDFKDIDNCDYIFLTHAHRDHAADAEMLAKKTGAEVLAGWELAQILMRKGVQNVFAINKGGTRHFGDISVTAVHADHSSAFIEGDQLLYGGEAMGYVIRFENGFTIYHAGDTNVFGDMALIAELYEPELALLPIGDVLTMSPKEAAKAVRLLKVKHVVPTHFGYDFLTGTPAELAARLEQHQDVIVYDIKPGDTVS, from the coding sequence ATGCTTAATCGCGGGATATCTATCACTTGGCTTGGCTTCGCAGGGGTTTATATCAAGACTCCCGGAAATAAAACCATCCTGGTTGATCCATGGATAACCAACAACCCACTCTGCCCAAGTGACTTCAAGGACATCGACAACTGCGACTATATTTTCCTGACGCATGCTCATCGCGATCACGCTGCGGATGCCGAAATGTTAGCCAAGAAGACGGGGGCAGAGGTCCTCGCCGGGTGGGAGTTAGCTCAGATTCTGATGCGTAAAGGTGTTCAGAATGTGTTTGCGATTAACAAAGGCGGGACCCGCCACTTTGGCGACATCTCCGTGACGGCAGTGCACGCGGACCATTCGTCCGCGTTTATCGAGGGAGACCAACTCCTGTATGGTGGTGAAGCCATGGGCTATGTCATTCGTTTCGAGAATGGCTTCACCATCTATCACGCCGGAGACACCAATGTGTTTGGGGACATGGCCCTCATCGCTGAACTCTATGAGCCAGAACTTGCGCTGTTGCCAATCGGCGACGTCCTGACCATGTCACCGAAGGAGGCTGCAAAAGCTGTCCGGCTCTTGAAGGTGAAACACGTTGTGCCTACACACTTTGGCTACGACTTCTTGACAGGAACACCGGCGGAACTGGCAGCTAGGTTGGAGCAACATCAAGATGTGATTGTCTATGATATCAAGCCAGGCGATACAGTTTCCTAG
- a CDS encoding carboxymuconolactone decarboxylase family protein produces MVQNRLERGLEMMDRVVGPSAHHVQDSLADIAPDLGRLLAEYFGDIYGRSGLDRKSREIVTVAALTALGKLPQLKVHIKAAIHVGCTEEEIIELLMQMVLYAGFPASLNGVAIAKEVFCEINQEGEGTNA; encoded by the coding sequence ATGGTACAGAATCGGTTGGAACGAGGATTAGAGATGATGGATCGCGTTGTTGGACCGTCAGCACACCATGTTCAAGACAGCTTGGCTGACATCGCACCTGATTTGGGCCGCTTACTCGCTGAATACTTTGGAGACATCTATGGACGCAGTGGGCTCGACCGAAAATCTCGTGAAATTGTCACGGTGGCAGCACTCACTGCCCTAGGTAAGCTACCGCAGTTGAAAGTACATATCAAAGCAGCAATCCATGTCGGGTGCACTGAGGAAGAAATTATCGAGTTGTTGATGCAGATGGTTCTGTATGCAGGATTCCCAGCCTCCTTAAACGGAGTCGCCATCGCAAAAGAAGTGTTCTGTGAAATAAACCAGGAAGGGGAAGGTACGAATGCTTAA
- a CDS encoding MFS transporter, with protein MTNPRVASTVTVTFLTSVASLGLYTYIGVLVQQLARSHVATPYLWVWGIGGMAGSLFVGPLIDWARRPGVLMAGILATLAFSLFALPGSLHIPFLCFLPFTVWGAMGWASQAPQQHVLLRLQPHNGSASMALNSSANYLGSAVGSAIAGLLMSSGLPTSHLPIVAGCVVSVACLGQVRIVSLSNRQITKLGY; from the coding sequence ATGACAAACCCACGTGTGGCGTCTACGGTCACTGTTACTTTCCTAACGAGTGTGGCTAGCTTAGGCCTCTACACGTACATTGGGGTCCTTGTACAGCAGTTGGCTAGAAGTCACGTTGCGACACCGTATTTGTGGGTTTGGGGCATCGGGGGTATGGCCGGGAGTCTCTTTGTGGGTCCCTTAATTGATTGGGCCAGACGCCCCGGAGTGCTCATGGCAGGTATTCTTGCGACGCTGGCCTTCTCTCTGTTCGCCCTACCAGGCAGCCTCCATATCCCCTTTTTGTGCTTCCTTCCATTTACTGTCTGGGGAGCCATGGGATGGGCTTCTCAGGCACCACAACAACATGTCTTGTTGCGACTCCAACCACACAATGGGTCTGCAAGCATGGCCTTGAACAGTTCCGCGAATTACTTGGGCAGTGCGGTGGGCTCTGCAATCGCAGGGCTCCTCATGTCTTCAGGGCTTCCAACTTCGCACCTTCCGATTGTAGCGGGATGTGTTGTCAGTGTGGCATGTCTGGGACAAGTGCGCATTGTATCTCTCTCCAATCGACAAATCACGAAATTGGGGTATTGA
- a CDS encoding MerR family transcriptional regulator, with protein sequence MEQAFTIQEIAAITGLSVHTLRYYERIGLLDPVSRTENGYRSYSAKDIAWVEFLNRLRVTGMPIRTMQEFASLRRKGDATVRERRELLEQHETNIRAHMAELEQNLRQIEKKIDLYKEMEEKHDTQDRTFSF encoded by the coding sequence ATGGAACAAGCATTCACCATTCAAGAAATCGCAGCAATCACTGGTCTAAGCGTTCACACCTTGCGTTACTATGAACGAATTGGGTTGCTCGATCCTGTAAGCCGCACCGAGAACGGATATCGCAGTTATTCTGCAAAGGATATTGCATGGGTTGAGTTTCTCAATCGGCTGCGAGTCACCGGGATGCCCATTCGAACCATGCAGGAGTTTGCTTCCTTGAGGCGCAAAGGAGACGCAACTGTTCGAGAACGTCGGGAATTACTCGAGCAACATGAAACAAACATTCGGGCGCACATGGCGGAACTCGAACAGAATCTAAGACAAATTGAAAAGAAGATCGATTTATACAAAGAGATGGAGGAAAAACATGACACACAAGACCGAACTTTCTCGTTTTGA
- a CDS encoding carboxymuconolactone decarboxylase family protein, with the protein MTHKTELSRFELGLAKLAEVDGKVGEEVVAPLGDLGKYVIEFAFGDIYQREGLSLREREIATVAMLTVLGRETQLRVHINAALNVGLSAEEIEETIIQTVPYAGFPTAINGINILKDVVSEVHG; encoded by the coding sequence ATGACACACAAGACCGAACTTTCTCGTTTTGAATTGGGCTTAGCGAAACTGGCGGAGGTTGACGGCAAAGTAGGCGAAGAGGTTGTAGCACCGCTCGGTGACCTCGGTAAGTACGTTATAGAGTTTGCCTTTGGAGACATTTATCAGCGTGAAGGACTCAGCCTTCGTGAACGAGAGATCGCTACTGTTGCGATGTTGACTGTTCTTGGACGAGAGACACAACTGCGGGTTCACATTAACGCAGCCTTGAATGTTGGGTTATCTGCTGAGGAGATTGAAGAGACGATTATACAGACCGTCCCGTATGCAGGGTTTCCAACCGCAATTAACGGTATCAATATTCTAAAAGATGTTGTTTCTGAAGTGCATGGATAA
- a CDS encoding alpha/beta fold hydrolase — MSKVKVYRDIAELGSVDLFFMDTQTDETPIICLHGRCGRAETWYGFMQRYGNKYRIIAPDQRGHGLSSRPESDYTDREMADDIIELMNYLDIKSAILVGHSMGGAVVGYLAALYPQYVKAAVVLDKSAAGPTAPLPIEACQRNDPTRDWPLPFPSRKDAMSFLKEISCSDLEYQFFMNSLIETSKGYEMMFSSRAIAIGIGHYVSWYHLLPKIKCPVLLIRSKSHEAVPDDDFEKMQSLIDGCISHEMSHPDHNVHLANEEEFYTCMDAFLDKVMSLPVI, encoded by the coding sequence ATGTCCAAGGTAAAAGTATATAGAGATATTGCTGAACTAGGCAGTGTGGATCTGTTCTTTATGGATACCCAAACGGATGAAACGCCCATCATTTGCCTTCATGGCAGATGTGGAAGGGCGGAGACATGGTACGGATTCATGCAACGTTACGGAAACAAATATCGAATTATTGCACCAGATCAGAGAGGCCATGGATTAAGCAGTAGGCCAGAATCAGATTACACCGATAGGGAAATGGCTGATGATATCATTGAGTTGATGAACTATCTAGACATTAAGTCAGCTATATTAGTGGGTCATTCAATGGGCGGAGCAGTGGTCGGTTATCTTGCTGCGCTTTATCCGCAATATGTCAAAGCGGCGGTTGTCTTGGATAAATCGGCAGCAGGCCCAACAGCGCCATTACCCATAGAAGCATGCCAGCGTAACGACCCGACGAGAGATTGGCCGTTGCCGTTCCCCTCAAGAAAAGATGCCATGAGTTTCCTAAAAGAAATATCGTGTTCCGATTTGGAATATCAGTTTTTTATGAATAGTTTAATTGAAACCTCAAAAGGGTACGAAATGATGTTTAGCTCAAGAGCCATAGCCATCGGGATTGGGCATTACGTGAGTTGGTATCATCTACTGCCCAAAATAAAATGTCCTGTCTTGCTGATTCGGTCGAAAAGCCATGAGGCTGTTCCAGATGATGACTTTGAAAAGATGCAATCACTTATAGATGGTTGTATCTCTCACGAAATGTCTCATCCAGACCATAATGTTCATTTGGCCAATGAAGAAGAATTTTATACCTGTATGGATGCATTTCTGGATAAAGTAATGAGTTTACCTGTCATCTGA
- a CDS encoding GNAT family N-acetyltransferase, whose protein sequence is MSLLLLADPSREVVESYIHRGRCFVAQSNGKIIGEYVLLDTRPQTVEIVNVAVVEEEHGKGIGKQLVRHAITTANSMGYKTIEVGTGNSSVGYQKCGFRIIGVDRDFFTVHYDEPIYENGMQCRDMVRLALSL, encoded by the coding sequence ATGTCATTGCTTTTGCTTGCCGACCCTTCCCGCGAGGTGGTTGAAAGTTATATTCATCGTGGTAGGTGTTTCGTCGCCCAATCAAACGGAAAAATCATTGGGGAGTATGTACTGCTTGATACACGTCCGCAAACTGTCGAGATCGTGAACGTAGCTGTCGTGGAAGAAGAACATGGTAAGGGAATAGGGAAGCAATTGGTTCGTCATGCAATTACAACTGCAAATTCTATGGGATATAAAACGATTGAAGTTGGGACAGGAAACTCCAGCGTTGGGTATCAAAAATGTGGTTTTAGAATTATTGGGGTAGATAGGGACTTTTTCACCGTTCATTATGATGAGCCCATTTATGAGAACGGAATGCAGTGCCGTGACATGGTTCGACTTGCTCTAAGTTTATAG
- a CDS encoding antibiotic biosynthesis monooxygenase family protein yields MKGIRQNDLEAAMLNVKNGMEKDFEEAFIQASKTISSMGGYISHQLQRCLEAPGKYLLLVQWSDLESHTVGFRQSVEYQEWKRLLHHFYDPFPIVEHFEQVSL; encoded by the coding sequence ATGAAGGGGATACGTCAAAATGATCTTGAAGCCGCGATGTTGAATGTTAAAAACGGTATGGAAAAGGATTTCGAAGAGGCATTCATACAAGCTTCGAAAACCATTTCAAGTATGGGCGGATATATATCTCACCAATTACAGCGATGTCTCGAGGCTCCAGGCAAGTATTTATTGTTGGTTCAATGGAGTGACCTTGAAAGCCATACTGTTGGGTTTAGACAATCAGTGGAATATCAAGAATGGAAGAGGTTGCTACATCACTTTTACGACCCATTTCCTATTGTAGAACATTTCGAACAAGTGAGCCTGTAA